CGATGATCGGCATTCCGTCGTCACGGATGCGCCGGATCTCCTCGTAGATTTCGTGCGAGGGGGTCACAACCCCGCCGGGGCTATCGACCCGGATGAGGATGCCCTTGACTTGCGAGTTGCCTTCGTGTGCCTTGAGCTGCCGGACGGTCTCGGTCGCGTCAACGATTGCGCCCTCGATCTCTATGTAGCCGAGGCCCTTGTCCCATGCCTTGAGGCTCGACAGATCGGATGCTGAGCTGGCAATCGCGAAGGCAAGGAACAACCCCAGCGTCAATGCCAGCAAAGACGAGGTGACGACAACCAGGACTATGACGGTCTTTCGACTCATGGGAGAATGGGCCCAAGTAGATTCGAACTACTGACCCCTGCGTTATCAGCACAGTGCTCTACCACCTGAGCTATGGGCCCGGTCGGGCCGGACGCGTCGAACCGGTCAGACCCGTCGGACATCTTACGGAAACGAGTCTCGGAGTCAAGAAAGCGGCTTGACGCGCGCGCCCTGTGGGGTGTCCTCGACTGTGAAGCCGAGCTCAGCAATCCGTTCGCGCAGCCGGTCCGATTCAGCCCAGTCTCTCGCTTTGCGCGCACGGTCGCGCGCCGCAACCAGTTCCGCTATCTGGCTCGGAACCTCTGACGTCGCGGCGGCGAGCTGCATCAGCCCGAGTCCGAGAACCCGGTCGAAGTCGACAATAGTCTCCCAGGCCGCGCGGTCCTGACGCTGGTTTCCCTCGCGGACCAAGCCCCAAACCGCGGCCAGACCCTGAGGTATGTTCAGGTCGTCGGCGACGGCTGCTTTGAACTCCTGCCGGAAGGGTGCGGTCCAGGAGGCGTCCTTCACCGGCCACGCCTGCGCGTTGCGGCCGAAGTCCACGAGTCCGCGCAATGAGTTGTCGGCGCTCTGCAGAGACTCCGCGGTGAAGCTCAGAGGCATGCGATAGAGTGCGGTCTGGCAGAGGTAACGGAAGGCGGAGGGTGAGATACCTCGTTCCTCCAACTGGGAGATGGTCACGAGGTTGCCCTCCGACTTGCCCATCCGGGCATCGCCGATGACGAGAAAGGCATTGTGCATCCAGCGCACGACCGCTTCCTTGCCCGTCGCAGCGAAGTTCTGGGCGCGTTCGTTCGTATGGTGGACCGGCACGTGGTCGATCCCACCGGTGTGGATGTCGAAGCACTCGCCAAGGTACTTGATGGACATGGCCGAGCACTCGACATGCCAGCCCGGGAATCCCCGTCCCCACGGCGAGTCCCACTGCATCAGGTGGTTGGGCTGGTTCGTAATCCAGAGCGCGAAGTCGGACGGGTTGCGGCGTTCCGGGTCGACCTGGGTGCGCGCCCCCGCCTGCTGCTCGGCCAGGTTCAGCCGCGACAAGAGAGCGTACTCCGGGTACTTTCCGGTATCGAAAATCAGGCCGACCGATGTCCGGTAGGCAAAGCCGTTGGCCTCGATCCGCCGGATCAGTTCGATCATGTCCGGGATATGTTCCGTGGCCCGGCAGACGATGTGCGGCAGCTCGATGTTCAGCCTGGCTGCATCGTCGAAGAAGGCCTTCTCGTAGAACCGGGCGATATCCTCCGGGCTCTTGCCTTCCAGCCGCGCCTCTTTGTCGAGCTTGTCCTCGCCCGTGTCCTCATCGCTGGTGAGATGACCGACGTCGGTGATGTTCATCACGTGCTTCACCTCGTAGCCCAGGTATGCCATGACGCGCCGGAGAGTGTCGGAAAAGATGTAGGCGCGGAAATTGCCGACGTGGGCGAACATGTAGACCGTCGGACCGCAGGTATAGATGCCCACCCTCCCCGGCTCGAGAGGTGCGAGCTCTTCCTTGCGGCGCGTGAGGGTGTTGTAGAGCTTCATCTCAGGGATGGATGATAGTGATGGAATCTGTATGCGTCAAACCGAGGGCCGCCCAGGGACAAAGCTCGAACAATAAAACCCGAAGCTCGAATCAAGCTTGAAGGAAGGTGAACGCCGGATTGATCGTTCGGGTTTTCCCTGTTGATTCGTCATTCGTACTTCGTCATTCGGATTTGGGCCCTGTCCGACCTAGGCCAGCGGCGTGCGGGCGGCAGCGGGCAGGTCGAGCGGCGAAGGACCGAACCGGGCGAACCGCTCTGTACCGGCCGCGGCTATCATTGCCGCATTGTCGGTGCAGTAGGCCGGCCGCGGGATCACCAGCCTGAACTCGTGGCGCAGCGCCAACTCCGCCAGGCGTTCCCGGAGAAAGCCGTTGGCAGCGACTCCGCCGGATACGCCGACGACCCGCAAACCGGTCCGCCGCACTGCCTGCTCGATGCGGCTGGTGACAGCGGCGACTGCGGCGCGCTGGAAAGACGCGGCCACGTCGGCACGCGGGGCATCGGGGTGATCACGCCGATGGTAGAGCACGGCGGTCTTCAAGCCGGAGAAGCTGAAGTCGAATCCTCCCGGATCGGGAACCGGGAAGACGATGCTCTCGCGACCTTCGCGGCCCAGCTTCTCGACCTCGGCTCCTCCCGGGTAGGGAAGCCCGAGCAGCTTCGCCACCTTGTCGAAAGCCTCTCCACAGGCGTCGTCAATCGTCGAGCCGAGCGGCCGGTATCGGCACCACTCCTCTACGACAAGCAGTTCCGTGTGGCCGCCGGAAAGCACCGCCGCGAGAAACGGCGGTTCCAGTTCCGGGTTTTCGAGGCGCAAGGCGAAGACATGGCCCTCGAGATGGTTGACCCCTATGAGCGGTACGCCCAGGCTGTGGCTCAGTGCTTTGGCAAACGGCAGGCCGACAAGCAGAGCGCCCATCAAGCCGGGCGTGTGCGTTACGGCGACCAGTGACAGGCTGGACCAGGCGACCTTCGACTGCAGAAGGGCGGCCTCCACGACCGGGACGATGGCTTTCATGTGCTCGCGGGCCGCGAGTTCCGGCACCACGCCACCGTATTCAGCATGCACCAGCTGTGACGACACGACACTGGAGAGGACCGTCGTCCGCCCGCCTACCACGCTCGCCGCCGTCTCGTCGCAGGAGGTCTCGATGCCGAGACAGAGCGAAGAAGAGTGGTCCAGTGGTCTAGTGATTTAGTGGTTTCCGGGTCCGCCAGCTGCGTTTGTCTGCGGCTTCATTTCCGCATTCGCGTTTCGAGCTTCATCCGTCATGCGAGTTTGGTCATTCGGGTTTGGGGGCCGGCACGCCTGCCGACCTACTTGACGATGACGTCGAAGACCTGCGGCTCGCACTTCACCAGGTGGAAGCCGGGCGGCAGCGTGATCTCCGCGGCGAGCTGGTACTCGCCCGGCGCGAGTCCCGAGGTCCTTATCTGGGCGGAGATGTCCGATTGCTTGAGCGAGGCAATTCTCGAAGCCGGGCCGGCCACGGCAATCTGCGCTTCGGCCGGGTCGACCTCGACACGCTTGGCGTCGGCCCCGGCGGGAACGACCGGCAGGCCCAGGAAGATCCTCGCTCCCTCTTTTTCCAGGCCGATGACCACGTCCACCGATTCCGGCACCATGGCGAAGCGCCCGTCCCGGGGTGGGACCACCTTGAGGCGAAGGCGGCCCGGCTCAGTCACGGTGGCAAGGTCGAGAGTCTCGGTGGTGACCGCGGACGCGACCTTCAGGTCTTCTTCGGTACCGGAAATCCTGATCTGGGCCGGCGGCTCGTTTATCGACAGCGCGACCCCGCTGGCGGGCTGCCCCCTGGTCGGGACCTGCACCTGGACCAGGCGGCTCGAGGCGGCGGTAAGCTTCATCTCCACGTTGTCCGGGTCAAGCGTCCGAACCCGTACGTCCGGCGGCAGCTTGAGGGCTGCTGGCGAGAGCTGGAGTCGGCGGGTGCCTGCCTTGCCTTCGGGGACCTCCAGCCGGAAGGCGAGCTGATGAGGTTTCAATCCCAGGAGGTCCCGGCCCTTGCCCTCGAGCGTGACGACGGTGTTCTCCACGTCTAGGTCCGGGATGACCTGTTTGGCGTCGGACCCGGCCGCCGCAATCGGCACGACCACGCGTACGTTGTACGTTCGGTCGAGGACGGCCATTACCCAGAAGAAACCGGCGATAAACAGAGCAAGCAGCTTGAGCGAAACGTCGCGGGTGACGAAGCGGAGCAACTGAGACATAAGAGTATGTTAGTAGCCGAACGGCATCTGTCAATCAGTTCCGGCTTGACTCGCGACGCTTTTTGGAGAATCATCTGTGAAGAGAATGATCAAGTCCCAATTGCCAATGCCCAATCAAGCCCGAATGTACAAGGGGTCGGACCCTGGTGTTTGCCCGTAGAGGAGTAGCGATGTGGAACGAAGCTGATTTCAAGAGAATCCGAGAGCAGATCGGGCGGCTCGAACCGCAGATGGTCGAGATGCAGCGTCGGCTGGTGGCATTGCCGGCGATGAGTCCCGTGTCGGGCGGCGGTGGCGAGAGGGCCAAGGTCGACTACCTTGGTGGGCTCCTGCGCTCGTGGGGACTGGAGGTAGCCGAGTACCGGGCGCCGGACAATCGCGTCCCGTGCGGCCATCGGCCAAGCCTGACCGCGCGCCTCAAAGGTCGGAAACCTCGTCCCGCGCTCTGGCTGATGACGCACCTGGACGTGGTTCCACCCGGACCGAGGGATCTCTGGCAGAGCGACCCGTTCGAGGCTAGGGTAGAGAGCGGCCGCATCTACGGCCGCGGCACCGAAGATAACCAGCAGGAGATGGTCGCGTCGTGCTACGCGGTGAGAGCCCTGCTCGACCTCCAGCTGATCCCGCAGACAGACGTCGTTCTGATGCTCGTCGCCGACGAAGAGAACGGGTCGGACTACGGAGTGGGCTGGCTGTTGGAGAACCACGACCTCTGCCGGCCGGAGGACCTTGTGGTCGTACCCGATGCCGGCAACGAGGTCGGCACGCTGCTGGAGGTGGCGGAGAAGTCGATCGCCTGGGTGAAGTTCACCACTCTGGGGCGCCAGGCGCACGGCTCGACTCCGCACCATGGCAACAACGCGCACCGGGCCGGCGCGAACCTGCTCCTGCGTCTGGACCAGCGGTTGCACGAAAAGTACAACGCGGAGGACAAGCTATTCTCGCCACCGGTTTCTACCCTGGAGCCGACAAAGAAGGAAGAGAACGTCCCCAATATCAACACTATTCCGGCTGAGGACGTGTTCTACTTCGACTGCCGGGTGCTGCCGCAGTACCAGTTGACGGACTTGGTAGAGGACATGAAGCGCATCGCCGCCGACACAGCGACCGAGTTCAAGGTAGAGGTCAAGGTTGAACAAGTCCAGATGGCGCAGGCCGCGCCTCCGACTTCGCCCGATGCCTCGGTTGTCCGGATGCTGGCGAACGCCGTGCGGGAGGTCTACGGAGGCGAGCCTTTCACGCGGGGCATCGGCGGGGGCACGGTTGCGGCGTTGTTCCGTCGGCGGGGCATCCCGGCAGTAGTCTGGGGACGCAACGAGGGACAGGCGCACAAACCCAACGAATTCTCGGTCATTGCGAACATGGTCGGCAACGCTGCGGTCTACGCCCACCTGATGGGGCAGACGCCTGCCTAAACTCGAATCTCGCACCGTCCGACGGGGGTCGCTGGGGCCAACTCGAGATTCGAATCAAGCACGAATGCAGCAGACAGGAGTCGGGGAATTCGGACTTCAGTCGTCACTCGAGCTTTGTGTTTCGGATTTCCGTCACCGCGACGTCGCCCTTTCTTGACTCCTCGCCCGGCAATCGGTAGATTTCTCCTCAGATGAATCCATCTTCACTCAAACTCGTGTGTCAGTACGTTGACTCGGACAGGGCAGAGGTGGTAGACGCGCGCGCGACCGGCGGTGAGGTCATCAGGATTCCCTTCCGGCAAATGGTCCTGCCGACGCAGGCGCTGGCCGTACTGGCAGACAATCTCGCGTGGTTCATGGAGCAGGTGACCGGCCGCGGATACCAGAAGGCCGAAGAGGTGTACGATACCGGGTTCACAGTGCGCGAGCCCGGACGCAACGCCTACGGCCTGAAGGTGACCGCCGAAGGTCCGGTCGTGATTATCGCCCGCGTATCGCTGCTGGAGGATGAGACTATCTTCCAGCGGTACGTCAACTATCTCCGCACCGGCGTCCTTCTGTAGCTGCTAGGTTAGCAGTTAGTAGTTAGCAGTTAGCAGACGGACCCAGCACAGTCCAAACGCGAAGCCTTCTCCGCAGCACACCTAACTCTTAACTCCTAACTGCTAACTCCGCTAGACCGCGAGCAGCAACAGTTCGGCGGCGAAGGCGAGTGCCGCGAGCCAGAGAAGGAGAGGGGACAGGTCCGAGGACTGGCGATGGACGGAGGTGGACAAGAACTGGTAGCCCTGCTTCTTCAGCGCGTCAGCAGAGGCCTGGGTCAGGTTGCCTTCGGATGCAAGGACGTTGACTGCGTATGGCTGGTCCGCAACCCGATAGATGCCAGGTTGTCCGGTCCGTGCGAGCACGACTTCCGGTCGGCCTGGTCCCGGTTCAGGTGTCTCGACTCGGCGACCATCCGGCGTTGCGACCGCAACCGGGCCGGAACCCTCGACCGTTGCACGTATGGTATCCCCGACTACGTACTCTGATTTGAGTTCTGCGCTGGCAAGGTAGAGCAGCGTGCGGTGCAGCAGCGGCACGAATGCGGCTTTGAAGACGAGGTCGGTGGATCCGGGCAAGACGGTGAACGACCACACGACGAGCCGGCCGTCCTCCGCATCAAGCATCAACGGCTCGCCGTCAGACAGCCGGGCAGGAACCCGGGCCCCGACCGGGTCCAGTCGGGCATGACTGAAGAACCTGGCAGCCGAAAGGTCGGCCGCCTTCATGATCTCCAGGATCGGATGCGTCGTATCCACCGAGGCGACAGAGACGAAGCCGGCGGGCCGTGACGAACCTCGGAACCGTATGCGACCGGCGAGGAGCGCCGAGTCAGCAGGCGGGCTGCCGAACATGACCAGGGCTGAGCCGCCGGACTGCAGGAAGAACCCGAGACGGGTCCAGTCGGGCCGGCTGAGCGCCGCGGCGTCGGTAACGACGACCGTCGCGAACCGGCGCGGATCGTAGCGGCCGAACTCGGCGGCAGCAATTGTCGTAAGGCTGAAGACCGAAGAGGAATCAGACCCCAGGGCGTCGACCAGGTACTTCGCCGGCACCGCGGGCGACTCCACAACGAGCACCGAGAGGCGGCGGGGTTGGTAGATGGCAAGCCAGCGGCTGTTGTCCGCTTCCAGCGAATCGCCGCGTAGATCGACCCTGGCTACGTGATAGCCGGAGTCGACAAGTGCGGTCTCAAACGTGACGGTCGCAGACGAGTGCGGCTTGATGGCGACAGCCTGTTCCTCGCGGTGATTGTCTACAACCAGTACCGCGGTGCGGGTCACCGGCCGCGGGCCGTAGTTGGCGAAGTCCGCCTTGATGCGCGTGGCCCGGCCCGCGACCGGGAAACGGTCCTCGGTGAAGAGCCGCGTCACGCCCGTATTCTCATCGTCCGGTGTCTCAGCGCCGGCCAGAAAGACCGGCACGTCGGGCGGCGGCTGCCAATCCGACGGTATCGCGCGGGCCTGCAGGTCGGTGACAACCACGACTTCGGCGTGCGCCGGCTTCGCCAATTCGACCGCACGCTTCAGGGCAGGTTCAAGGATCGCGCCAGTAGACGACGGCTTGAGCGAGTCGAGTACCGCAAGAAGGGAACTGGGAGTCGAGAGTGGGGAGTAGTCGGAGCCTTCAGATTGACTCGCAAGGAGCAGCGCGGCGCGACGTCCGGGACCGAGTGATGTCAGCAGTTCCCGGGCGACAGCCAGTGCCTGCTGCCACTGCGATGGTTTCGACATGCTGTAGGAGTCGTCGATGACGACAATGAGGTCGTTCGCGCGGCCGAGTCCGGGCAGGCGGTGGCGGACAAAGGGGCGGGACAGGGAAAGCAGCAGGGAGAGCAGCGCGAGCGTGCGGAAGACGAGCAACAGCAGTTCCTTGAGACGGAGCCAGGAGAACCGCTCGCGCTTCGCGGTCGTAAGCAGAAGCAGAGAGGGGAAATCAGCGCGTTTCAGCCGCAAGCGGCTCAAGATGTGGATCACGACGGGGATAGCCGCAAGGGCGGCGAGGGGAAGAAGCGAAGGCGCTGAGAAACCCATCAGTGCCTGGGAGGCGAAGTCCGAAATCCGAAGCACGAATGTCGATTGAAACCCGAATGGCGCAATACCGGATGCAGGTCAGGCACTAGCGCATGCGGAGGAGCTATTCGAGCTTGGGTCATTCGGACTTGAATCGTCATTCGGTATTCGAGCTTCGGATTTGCCCTCACCTCATCCTGCTCCGGCGTTCGAGGTACGAGAAGAGCGCGCGGTCGAACGGCGTGTCGGTCGTCACCCGGTGATAGTCGATTGCCGCTTCGCGGCAGCCGCGCTCATACGTCGCGAAGAATTTGTCGAAGTCCTTCTGGTATTGCTCGCGGAGCACGCGTGGGTCAACGGTCATCTCCCGGCCGGTCTCCATATCCTTGAGCAGGACCGGGGTGCGGAAAGCGAACTCCCGCTCGTTCGGGTCCTGGATATGAAAGACCAGCACCTCGTGTTTCTTGTGGCGGAAGTGGCGGAGCGCGGTCAGGACTGCCTGCGGCTCATCCCACAGGTCCGACATGATGATGACAAGGCCCCGACGCTTCACCCGCTCGGCCAGTTGGTTGAACGTGCCCGCGATGTTCGTGTCGCCGCCGGGTTTCACGATTGAGAGCTGGTGCAGGAGCGCATTCAGGTGGGCAGGCGTGCTGCGCGGCGGCACGTAGTTGTTTATCCTGTCCGTGAAGGTGATGAGGCCGGCCGAGTCCTTCTGGTGCAGCAGCAGGTAGGCGAGGCTCGCGGCCAGCATGCTTGCGTATTCGAGCTTCGAGACCTTGCCGGTCGCGTAGGACATCGATCCGGAGGCGTCGAGCACGAGATACGCGCGCAGGTTCGTCTCCTCCTCGTACTCGCGGACCACGAACCGATCGGTCTTGGCATAGACCTTCCAGTCAATCCGCTTCGGCTCGTCTCCGGGCATGTACGGGCGGTGCTCGGTGAACTCTACCGAGAAGCCCTTGTAGGGAGAGCGGTGAAGGCCGGCGAGGAAGCCCTCGACCACCAGGCGCGCCTTCAGGTCGATGCCCTTCAGCTTGGCGACGACTTCGGGTTTCAGAAAACGGGTGGATTCAGGCACGGGCTACTAGTCTACTATCGGCGCACCAAACGCGCAAACCCGGCACGGCCTGACTGACCACAGATGGACACGGATGAACATAGATGCAGAGGATAATCGCCCCGATGCCGAGGAGGGGGCTCTCGGGACAGCCGCAGATGACGCAGGTGTCTGGGAGCGTCAGCCGGCACTGCACGAATAGGATGCCATCTCGAGTGGAGTCGAGGATCCCTCAGCCGCTGCCACTGAAACTGGAACATGACCTTCGGAGTGTAAGCGCCGGTCGTGCAATCGCGGGTCGGGTCGAAGGAGGCAGTCTGGTATCGGCGGTTTGACAGGCAGGGGTTCAGGACTATCATTGTCGCGTGAACAGACTGGTGGCAGTTCTGCTTGCCCTCGCGTTGAGCGTGGGGGCGGTGTTTGGGCAAGGACGAGTGCTCTGGCAGGATGGAGGAGTTCAGTTGTGCGGGCCCAGCGCCACAGAAGACCTGGTGGCGACAAGCGATGGCGCCGGCGGCGCGATAGTCGTATGGTCGGATGCCCGTCAGTGGCCGGACGGCATCTACGCACAGCGGGTCAACGGTAGCGGCGACCCGCTGTGGACCGATAGTGGCATTGCCATCGACGACTCATCGATAGCGGGTCGCATCTGTGTTGTGGCAGATGGAGAGAATGGGGCCATTGTGGTCTGGGGTCCTTCGTCTGCCGGCGCTTCGATTGCGGTGCAACGGCTGGATGCCGATGGCACGCCGCTCTGGGGAGCGAACGGGCTGGAGATACGGCCACTTGTCATCAATCCGCCGCTCAGTAACGCTCCCGCGGTCGCAAGAGACGGCCACGGGGGAGCAATCGTGGCTTGGACCGCCAATGTAGCCGTCAGTGGTCCGCTGGACACGCTCATTGTCTGCCGTGTGGACAGCAGCGGGACCAAGCGGTGGGAGACGGTGGTTCGAATGGACACAATGAACGACCCACCCACCCTGTGCCAAGACGGTCACGGAGGCGGCGTCATCGCATGGTCTGAGCACTACTTGGGGCCCGTGCGTGTTCAGTGCGTTGACAGCGCGGGCAGCATTAGATGGGACTCGGCCGGTGTGCTTGCTTGTACGTTGTCCGCAGTGAAGGCGGTATGGGCGTGCGTGGCAATGGGTGAGTCGTCCTTCGCCGTGGGATTCGCGGTAGGTCCGGGCTGGCACGATCGTGCGCAGATGTTCGACTTGGCAGGGAATCGGCTTTGGGGGCCGATAGGTGTGCCGGTCACGGGTACGTCCTACTCCTCCTCGGGCTGTGTCGCACTGCCGACAGATGTCCGCAGGCAGTCGATCTGGCTGTGGTCCGAGAACAGGACGGGTACGACAGACCTCTTTGTCCAGAAGCTCGACTCGGCCGGCATTCGCGGCTGGGATTCGACTGGAGTCTGGCTGGGTTCTGTTGATACATCCGGCGGCCAGTTCTCGGCCGCTATCGACGGCCGAGGTGGAGCTATCGCGGCCTGGACGCTGTACCGGAGCCGACTGAACTGGGATGTTTACGCCCAGCATGTGGACTCCTCCGGCCGCCTGTGTTGGAGTGACACTGGGCTGGCCGTGTGTCTAGGCGATGACAACGTACGGTACCCGGTTGCGGTGACCGACGGAGATGGCGGGGCGATCATCGTTTGGCTGGACGATCGGGGTCTATACGTGCAGAGAGTTGCGGATGTGCCAGGGGGCATGGAATCGGTGGGTGATGAGCGCAGAGCGATGGACGAGGGACCAACGGTCGCACGCGGAATGCTGTTGCTGGCAGGAGCCACAAGCCACAGGCCTCAAGCTCCAAGCTGGCTGTCGGATGCGGTTGGACGGAAGGTGTTGGACCTGAAACCGGGGGCGAACGATGTTCGCGCGCTGGCACCGGGCGTGTACTTTGTGAGAGAAGCCCAAGCGCAAGCTCAAGCACAAGCCGTCCGGAAGATCATCAAACTGAAGTAGCGGTCCACCTGCGTCTGAGCGGTTGACGGAACCGCACCGAGAGTCCCACGAGCAACCGGCCAGGGAATCTGCCGGGTAGCTCTCCCAACAGTCCTGTGAATTGCCCATCAGATTGCCTGGTAGAGTGCTTTCCGAGCTACTTTCCGAGTAATTCTCCGGACTATCTGCGGAGCGAACTGCTGAATTGCTGTCCCGGTAGCCTTCCCCGTAGCTCGCCGGGTACTCTGGAGAATAGCCCATCCAGTAGCTTGCCGGATTGCCACCCACGTGGCTCTCCGGATTCCTGAGCGGATGGCTCAGAGAATAGCCCGTCCGATTGCTGGCTGAGTTGTTCACTCCGTTCTTCACCGAATAGCTGGGGGGACGGGATAGGGGAGATTCATCAATGCCCAATAACTGATTACTGATGAAGAAGTTAGAACACTCGGGATCTCGACTCCAGGGGGACATATACTAAACTGGCAGTGTTCGGGCGCATGCGAGTGTGCCTTAATCCGCGCCATCTGCTGCTTGTCCGATCCGAGCCTTGAAGTTCTTGGCGTCTTGGCGGTTTCCATCCGTCCTGACGCTTCGTGTCTTTGTGGTATGCTCCGGTTCGGTTCCTATGTCGGTCGCTTGGCTTGAATGAGTTGCCATTTCGGGTAGATTGGGGCGTGGCGCTTGCGAGCATCAGCCTGCGCGGCTTCAGGAACCTCGACCCGACAATCATCGCGTTCGACAGCGGCGCGAACTACCTGTTCGGGCCGAACGGCGCAGGGAAGACGAACCTACTCGAAGCCATCCACTATCTCGCTATCGGCCGGTCGTTCCGGCGATGTCCGGACGCGGAGCTGCTCGGGTTCGGCAGGGACGTTCTGGTTGTCTCCGGCACCGACGAGCGCGGCGACACCGCGGAGATACGGTTCGACGGCCGTGAGAAGCGGATACTCAGGAACGACATCCCGGTTGAGAAGCTGTCCGAGTACTTCGGGTGGCTGCCGGTCGTGGTGCTGTTGCTGGAGGATATCGAGTTGGTGAAGGGCGCGCCAGCAATCCGGAGAAGTTTCCTCGACATGGCCATATCGAAGGCGGAGGGCGGGACGAAGTCAGAAGCCAGAAGCTGCTCTTCACCCCAACCCTCTCCTCATGGAGGAGAGGGAGAGCGAAGCGAGGGTGAGGAGGCGGGTGGCGGTCAGCGGCGGGCGGACAACGGACATCGCGAGGGGCGTAGCTACATTGCGCTGATTGCCGAGTATCGGCGAGCGGTGAGTCAGTACAATCGGCTGCTGGAGAAGCGAGGAGAGAGGAGAGAGGAGGGAGGAGACGAGCTGGCGGCGTGGGAGGAGGAGGTCGTCCGTTCGGGAGTGCCGGTGTATGAGGCGCGTCGGGCCAAGGTGGGTGAGTTGCTGGCGAGTGCGGCAAATCACTATGAGCGGCTGGCCGGGCACAGCGCGGTGTTCACCTACCGGTCGAGCGTCGTGGCTGCGGGGACACGATCGGAAATCGTCGCCAGGGGACAGTCCCCGGCGCACGAAGCTCCGCACTCTGGTACAATCGCCACGGTTTCGGTCATGTCCCCATCCAATCTTGCTGAGGCGTTTCGTCAGAGGTTGTCGGCGACGCGAGAGCGGGCGCGGGTGCTCGGCCACGCCGTGGTCGGGCCGCATCGCGACGACATCAGGATAGCGCGGGACGACCGCGAGCTGCGGAAGTTCGGCTCGGTCGGCGAGCAGCGGCTGGCGGGCATCGCGCTGCGGCTGGCCGAGGCAGACATGATTCTCTCCGCGGGCAGGCAGCGGCCGGTGTTTCTGCTGGACGAGGTGGCGTCGGAGCTGGACGAGCAGCGGAGCCGGATGGTGCTCGCGATGGTGGCAGAGCGAGGGCAGATGGTGTACGCAGCCGCACGGAGGACCGTGCGGCTGCATATCCGAAGTCCCAAGGAAGACGGACGAGTGGCGGATTCGGTAAGAGACGGGGACGGATCACTCGACCACTTGACCACTGGACCACTGGAACGCTCTTCCGGAAAGGAATTCCATGTCGAGGCAGGTAAGGTATCGCAAGTTTCGTAGCGTCGGCAGCGTACTGCCACGCGTGCTGAAGGGGCTGAAGCTCGACAAGGTGCTGGCCGCACAGCCGGCGGTGGATTCGTGGCCGCAGATCGCCGGGCCCAAGACCGCAGAGCACACCCGGGCGGTTGAGGTCGACGGCAAGACGCTCGTCGTTGTGGTCGACAGTCCCGCGTGGATGGTCCAGCTCCGGT
The window above is part of the candidate division WOR-3 bacterium genome. Proteins encoded here:
- a CDS encoding cysteine--tRNA ligase, whose product is MKLYNTLTRRKEELAPLEPGRVGIYTCGPTVYMFAHVGNFRAYIFSDTLRRVMAYLGYEVKHVMNITDVGHLTSDEDTGEDKLDKEARLEGKSPEDIARFYEKAFFDDAARLNIELPHIVCRATEHIPDMIELIRRIEANGFAYRTSVGLIFDTGKYPEYALLSRLNLAEQQAGARTQVDPERRNPSDFALWITNQPNHLMQWDSPWGRGFPGWHVECSAMSIKYLGECFDIHTGGIDHVPVHHTNERAQNFAATGKEAVVRWMHNAFLVIGDARMGKSEGNLVTISQLEERGISPSAFRYLCQTALYRMPLSFTAESLQSADNSLRGLVDFGRNAQAWPVKDASWTAPFRQEFKAAVADDLNIPQGLAAVWGLVREGNQRQDRAAWETIVDFDRVLGLGLMQLAAATSEVPSQIAELVAARDRARKARDWAESDRLRERIAELGFTVEDTPQGARVKPLS
- the tsaD gene encoding tRNA (adenosine(37)-N6)-threonylcarbamoyltransferase complex transferase subunit TsaD; the encoded protein is MTRPLDHSSSLCLGIETSCDETAASVVGGRTTVLSSVVSSQLVHAEYGGVVPELAAREHMKAIVPVVEAALLQSKVAWSSLSLVAVTHTPGLMGALLVGLPFAKALSHSLGVPLIGVNHLEGHVFALRLENPELEPPFLAAVLSGGHTELLVVEEWCRYRPLGSTIDDACGEAFDKVAKLLGLPYPGGAEVEKLGREGRESIVFPVPDPGGFDFSFSGLKTAVLYHRRDHPDAPRADVAASFQRAAVAAVTSRIEQAVRRTGLRVVGVSGGVAANGFLRERLAELALRHEFRLVIPRPAYCTDNAAMIAAAGTERFARFGPSPLDLPAAARTPLA
- a CDS encoding M20 family metallo-hydrolase is translated as MWNEADFKRIREQIGRLEPQMVEMQRRLVALPAMSPVSGGGGERAKVDYLGGLLRSWGLEVAEYRAPDNRVPCGHRPSLTARLKGRKPRPALWLMTHLDVVPPGPRDLWQSDPFEARVESGRIYGRGTEDNQQEMVASCYAVRALLDLQLIPQTDVVLMLVADEENGSDYGVGWLLENHDLCRPEDLVVVPDAGNEVGTLLEVAEKSIAWVKFTTLGRQAHGSTPHHGNNAHRAGANLLLRLDQRLHEKYNAEDKLFSPPVSTLEPTKKEENVPNINTIPAEDVFYFDCRVLPQYQLTDLVEDMKRIAADTATEFKVEVKVEQVQMAQAAPPTSPDASVVRMLANAVREVYGGEPFTRGIGGGTVAALFRRRGIPAVVWGRNEGQAHKPNEFSVIANMVGNAAVYAHLMGQTPA
- a CDS encoding VWA domain-containing protein, whose translation is MLRISDFASQALMGFSAPSLLPLAALAAIPVVIHILSRLRLKRADFPSLLLLTTAKRERFSWLRLKELLLLVFRTLALLSLLLSLSRPFVRHRLPGLGRANDLIVVIDDSYSMSKPSQWQQALAVARELLTSLGPGRRAALLLASQSEGSDYSPLSTPSSLLAVLDSLKPSSTGAILEPALKRAVELAKPAHAEVVVVTDLQARAIPSDWQPPPDVPVFLAGAETPDDENTGVTRLFTEDRFPVAGRATRIKADFANYGPRPVTRTAVLVVDNHREEQAVAIKPHSSATVTFETALVDSGYHVARVDLRGDSLEADNSRWLAIYQPRRLSVLVVESPAVPAKYLVDALGSDSSSVFSLTTIAAAEFGRYDPRRFATVVVTDAAALSRPDWTRLGFFLQSGGSALVMFGSPPADSALLAGRIRFRGSSRPAGFVSVASVDTTHPILEIMKAADLSAARFFSHARLDPVGARVPARLSDGEPLMLDAEDGRLVVWSFTVLPGSTDLVFKAAFVPLLHRTLLYLASAELKSEYVVGDTIRATVEGSGPVAVATPDGRRVETPEPGPGRPEVVLARTGQPGIYRVADQPYAVNVLASEGNLTQASADALKKQGYQFLSTSVHRQSSDLSPLLLWLAALAFAAELLLLAV
- a CDS encoding DUF58 domain-containing protein, which codes for MPESTRFLKPEVVAKLKGIDLKARLVVEGFLAGLHRSPYKGFSVEFTEHRPYMPGDEPKRIDWKVYAKTDRFVVREYEEETNLRAYLVLDASGSMSYATGKVSKLEYASMLAASLAYLLLHQKDSAGLITFTDRINNYVPPRSTPAHLNALLHQLSIVKPGGDTNIAGTFNQLAERVKRRGLVIIMSDLWDEPQAVLTALRHFRHKKHEVLVFHIQDPNEREFAFRTPVLLKDMETGREMTVDPRVLREQYQKDFDKFFATYERGCREAAIDYHRVTTDTPFDRALFSYLERRSRMR
- a CDS encoding DUF721 domain-containing protein, which codes for MSRQVRYRKFRSVGSVLPRVLKGLKLDKVLAAQPAVDSWPQIAGPKTAEHTRAVEVDGKTLVVVVDSPAWMVQLRFLKPQLLKKIEGRVGKGLVTDLRFVLGQGRREEGEREKG